One Lemur catta isolate mLemCat1 chromosome 15, mLemCat1.pri, whole genome shotgun sequence genomic window carries:
- the RBFOX3 gene encoding RNA binding protein fox-1 homolog 3 isoform X1, with translation MAQPYPPAQYGQNGIPAEYAPPPPHPTQDYPGQAPVPPEHGMTLYTPAQTHPEQPGSEASTQPIAGTQTVPQTDEAAQTDSQPLHPSDPTEKQQPKRLHVSNIPFRFRDPDLRQMFGQFGKILDVEIIFNERGSKGFGFVTFETSSDADRAREKLNGTIVEGRKIEVNNATARVMTNKKTGNPYTNGWKLNPVVGAVYGPEFYAVTGFPYPTTGTAVAYRGAHLRGRGRAVYNTFRAAPPPPPIPTYGAVVYQDGFYGAEIYGGYAAYRYAQPAAAAAAYSDSYGRVYAAADPYHHTIGPAATYSIGTMASLCRGGYSRFTPY, from the exons ATGGCCCAGCCCTACCCCCCCGCCCAGTACGGACAGAACGGCATCCCCGCCGAGtacgccccgcccccgccgcacCCCACGCAGGACTACCCGGGCCAGGCCCCGGTGCCCCCGGAGCACGGCATGACCCTGTACACACCAGCACAGACCCACCCCGAGCAGCCGGGCTCCGAGGCCAGCACGCAGCCCATCGCCGGGACCCAGACAGTGCCG CAGACAGATGAGGCGGCACAGACGGACAGCCAGCCGCTGCACCCCTCCGACCccacagagaagcagcagcccAAGCGGCTGCACGTCTCCAACATCCCCTTCCGGTTCAGGGACCCCGACCTGCGGCAAATGTTCGGG cAATTCGGAAAAATTTTAGACGTGGAGATCATTTTTAACGAGCGGGGCTCCAAG GGTTTTGGGTTTGTAACTTTTGAAACTAGCTCAGATGCTGACCGAGCCCGGGAGAAGCTGAATGGGACGATCGTAGAGGGACGGAAAATTGAG GTCAATAATGCCACAGCCCGAGTCATGACCAACAAGAAGACGGGGAACCCCTACACCAATG GCTGGAAGCTAAACCCCGTGGTCGGCGCAGTCTACGGGCCTGAATTCTATGCAG TGACGGGGTTCCCCTACCCCACCACGGGCACAGCCGTTGCCTACCGGGGCGCGCACCTAcgcggccggggccgggccgTGTATAACACCTTTCGGGCtgcgccgcccccgccccccatccCGACTTACGGAGC GGTCGTGTATCAGGATGGATTTTATGGTGCTGAGATTTAT GGAGGCTATGCAGCCTACAGATACGCTCAGCcagccgccgccgctgccgcctaCAGCGACAG TTACGGCAGAGTGTACGCCGCTGCCGACCCCTACCACCACACCATCGGCCCCGCGGCCACCTACAGCATCGGAACCATG
- the RBFOX3 gene encoding RNA binding protein fox-1 homolog 3 isoform X5, producing MAQPYPPAQYGQNGIPAEYAPPPPHPTQDYPGQAPVPPEHGMTLYTPAQTHPEQPGSEASTQPIAGTQTVPQTDEAAQTDSQPLHPSDPTEKQQPKRLHVSNIPFRFRDPDLRQMFGQFGKILDVEIIFNERGSKVNNATARVMTNKKTGNPYTNGWKLNPVVGAVYGPEFYAVTGFPYPTTGTAVAYRGAHLRGRGRAVYNTFRAAPPPPPIPTYGAVVYQDGFYGAEIYGGYAAYRYAQPAAAAAAYSDSYGRVYAAADPYHHTIGPAATYSIGTM from the exons ATGGCCCAGCCCTACCCCCCCGCCCAGTACGGACAGAACGGCATCCCCGCCGAGtacgccccgcccccgccgcacCCCACGCAGGACTACCCGGGCCAGGCCCCGGTGCCCCCGGAGCACGGCATGACCCTGTACACACCAGCACAGACCCACCCCGAGCAGCCGGGCTCCGAGGCCAGCACGCAGCCCATCGCCGGGACCCAGACAGTGCCG CAGACAGATGAGGCGGCACAGACGGACAGCCAGCCGCTGCACCCCTCCGACCccacagagaagcagcagcccAAGCGGCTGCACGTCTCCAACATCCCCTTCCGGTTCAGGGACCCCGACCTGCGGCAAATGTTCGGG cAATTCGGAAAAATTTTAGACGTGGAGATCATTTTTAACGAGCGGGGCTCCAAG GTCAATAATGCCACAGCCCGAGTCATGACCAACAAGAAGACGGGGAACCCCTACACCAATG GCTGGAAGCTAAACCCCGTGGTCGGCGCAGTCTACGGGCCTGAATTCTATGCAG TGACGGGGTTCCCCTACCCCACCACGGGCACAGCCGTTGCCTACCGGGGCGCGCACCTAcgcggccggggccgggccgTGTATAACACCTTTCGGGCtgcgccgcccccgccccccatccCGACTTACGGAGC GGTCGTGTATCAGGATGGATTTTATGGTGCTGAGATTTAT GGAGGCTATGCAGCCTACAGATACGCTCAGCcagccgccgccgctgccgcctaCAGCGACAG TTACGGCAGAGTGTACGCCGCTGCCGACCCCTACCACCACACCATCGGCCCCGCGGCCACCTACAGCATCGGAACCATG
- the RBFOX3 gene encoding RNA binding protein fox-1 homolog 3 isoform X3, translating into MAQPYPPAQYGQNGIPAEYAPPPPHPTQDYPGQAPVPPEHGMTLYTPAQTHPEQPGSEASTQPIAGTQTVPQTDEAAQTDSQPLHPSDPTEKQQPKRLHVSNIPFRFRDPDLRQMFGQFGKILDVEIIFNERGSKGFGFVTFETSSDADRAREKLNGTIVEGRKIEVNNATARVMTNKKTGNPYTNGWKLNPVVGAVYGPEFYAVTGFPYPTTGTAVAYRGAHLRGRGRAVYNTFRAAPPPPPIPTYGAVVYQDGFYGAEIYGGYAAYRYAQPAAAAAAYSDSYGRVYAAADPYHHTIGPAATYSIGTM; encoded by the exons ATGGCCCAGCCCTACCCCCCCGCCCAGTACGGACAGAACGGCATCCCCGCCGAGtacgccccgcccccgccgcacCCCACGCAGGACTACCCGGGCCAGGCCCCGGTGCCCCCGGAGCACGGCATGACCCTGTACACACCAGCACAGACCCACCCCGAGCAGCCGGGCTCCGAGGCCAGCACGCAGCCCATCGCCGGGACCCAGACAGTGCCG CAGACAGATGAGGCGGCACAGACGGACAGCCAGCCGCTGCACCCCTCCGACCccacagagaagcagcagcccAAGCGGCTGCACGTCTCCAACATCCCCTTCCGGTTCAGGGACCCCGACCTGCGGCAAATGTTCGGG cAATTCGGAAAAATTTTAGACGTGGAGATCATTTTTAACGAGCGGGGCTCCAAG GGTTTTGGGTTTGTAACTTTTGAAACTAGCTCAGATGCTGACCGAGCCCGGGAGAAGCTGAATGGGACGATCGTAGAGGGACGGAAAATTGAG GTCAATAATGCCACAGCCCGAGTCATGACCAACAAGAAGACGGGGAACCCCTACACCAATG GCTGGAAGCTAAACCCCGTGGTCGGCGCAGTCTACGGGCCTGAATTCTATGCAG TGACGGGGTTCCCCTACCCCACCACGGGCACAGCCGTTGCCTACCGGGGCGCGCACCTAcgcggccggggccgggccgTGTATAACACCTTTCGGGCtgcgccgcccccgccccccatccCGACTTACGGAGC GGTCGTGTATCAGGATGGATTTTATGGTGCTGAGATTTAT GGAGGCTATGCAGCCTACAGATACGCTCAGCcagccgccgccgctgccgcctaCAGCGACAG TTACGGCAGAGTGTACGCCGCTGCCGACCCCTACCACCACACCATCGGCCCCGCGGCCACCTACAGCATCGGAACCATG
- the RBFOX3 gene encoding RNA binding protein fox-1 homolog 3 isoform X2 has product MAQPYPPAQYGQNGIPAEYAPPPPHPTQDYPGQAPVPPEHGMTLYTPAQTHPEQPGSEASTQPIAGTQTVPTDEAAQTDSQPLHPSDPTEKQQPKRLHVSNIPFRFRDPDLRQMFGQFGKILDVEIIFNERGSKGFGFVTFETSSDADRAREKLNGTIVEGRKIEVNNATARVMTNKKTGNPYTNGWKLNPVVGAVYGPEFYAVTGFPYPTTGTAVAYRGAHLRGRGRAVYNTFRAAPPPPPIPTYGAVVYQDGFYGAEIYGGYAAYRYAQPAAAAAAYSDSYGRVYAAADPYHHTIGPAATYSIGTMASLCRGGYSRFTPY; this is encoded by the exons ATGGCCCAGCCCTACCCCCCCGCCCAGTACGGACAGAACGGCATCCCCGCCGAGtacgccccgcccccgccgcacCCCACGCAGGACTACCCGGGCCAGGCCCCGGTGCCCCCGGAGCACGGCATGACCCTGTACACACCAGCACAGACCCACCCCGAGCAGCCGGGCTCCGAGGCCAGCACGCAGCCCATCGCCGGGACCCAGACAGTGCCG ACAGATGAGGCGGCACAGACGGACAGCCAGCCGCTGCACCCCTCCGACCccacagagaagcagcagcccAAGCGGCTGCACGTCTCCAACATCCCCTTCCGGTTCAGGGACCCCGACCTGCGGCAAATGTTCGGG cAATTCGGAAAAATTTTAGACGTGGAGATCATTTTTAACGAGCGGGGCTCCAAG GGTTTTGGGTTTGTAACTTTTGAAACTAGCTCAGATGCTGACCGAGCCCGGGAGAAGCTGAATGGGACGATCGTAGAGGGACGGAAAATTGAG GTCAATAATGCCACAGCCCGAGTCATGACCAACAAGAAGACGGGGAACCCCTACACCAATG GCTGGAAGCTAAACCCCGTGGTCGGCGCAGTCTACGGGCCTGAATTCTATGCAG TGACGGGGTTCCCCTACCCCACCACGGGCACAGCCGTTGCCTACCGGGGCGCGCACCTAcgcggccggggccgggccgTGTATAACACCTTTCGGGCtgcgccgcccccgccccccatccCGACTTACGGAGC GGTCGTGTATCAGGATGGATTTTATGGTGCTGAGATTTAT GGAGGCTATGCAGCCTACAGATACGCTCAGCcagccgccgccgctgccgcctaCAGCGACAG TTACGGCAGAGTGTACGCCGCTGCCGACCCCTACCACCACACCATCGGCCCCGCGGCCACCTACAGCATCGGAACCATG
- the RBFOX3 gene encoding RNA binding protein fox-1 homolog 3 isoform X4, translated as MAQPYPPAQYGQNGIPAEYAPPPPHPTQDYPGQAPVPPEHGMTLYTPAQTHPEQPGSEASTQPIAGTQTVPQTDEAAQTDSQPLHPSDPTEKQQPKRLHVSNIPFRFRDPDLRQMFGQFGKILDVEIIFNERGSKVNNATARVMTNKKTGNPYTNGWKLNPVVGAVYGPEFYAVTGFPYPTTGTAVAYRGAHLRGRGRAVYNTFRAAPPPPPIPTYGAVVYQDGFYGAEIYGGYAAYRYAQPAAAAAAYSDSYGRVYAAADPYHHTIGPAATYSIGTMASLCRGGYSRFTPY; from the exons ATGGCCCAGCCCTACCCCCCCGCCCAGTACGGACAGAACGGCATCCCCGCCGAGtacgccccgcccccgccgcacCCCACGCAGGACTACCCGGGCCAGGCCCCGGTGCCCCCGGAGCACGGCATGACCCTGTACACACCAGCACAGACCCACCCCGAGCAGCCGGGCTCCGAGGCCAGCACGCAGCCCATCGCCGGGACCCAGACAGTGCCG CAGACAGATGAGGCGGCACAGACGGACAGCCAGCCGCTGCACCCCTCCGACCccacagagaagcagcagcccAAGCGGCTGCACGTCTCCAACATCCCCTTCCGGTTCAGGGACCCCGACCTGCGGCAAATGTTCGGG cAATTCGGAAAAATTTTAGACGTGGAGATCATTTTTAACGAGCGGGGCTCCAAG GTCAATAATGCCACAGCCCGAGTCATGACCAACAAGAAGACGGGGAACCCCTACACCAATG GCTGGAAGCTAAACCCCGTGGTCGGCGCAGTCTACGGGCCTGAATTCTATGCAG TGACGGGGTTCCCCTACCCCACCACGGGCACAGCCGTTGCCTACCGGGGCGCGCACCTAcgcggccggggccgggccgTGTATAACACCTTTCGGGCtgcgccgcccccgccccccatccCGACTTACGGAGC GGTCGTGTATCAGGATGGATTTTATGGTGCTGAGATTTAT GGAGGCTATGCAGCCTACAGATACGCTCAGCcagccgccgccgctgccgcctaCAGCGACAG TTACGGCAGAGTGTACGCCGCTGCCGACCCCTACCACCACACCATCGGCCCCGCGGCCACCTACAGCATCGGAACCATG